The Equus quagga isolate Etosha38 chromosome 2, UCLA_HA_Equagga_1.0, whole genome shotgun sequence genome has a window encoding:
- the LOC124236445 gene encoding granzyme B-like isoform X1, translating to MQTLLFLLAFLLSPGAEAGEIIGGHEVKPHSRPYMAFVRYLIKEKRKNCGGVLVRQDIVLTAAHCWGSSIKVTLGAHNIKKQEKTQQVISVKEAIPHPHYNSKKITNDIMILKEVELTVQQDQVCKSYLRNYNSTTQLCVGDPKEEKSSYKGDSGGPFVCKKVIQGLVSYGRSGGIPPRVYTKVSSFLPWIKKIMKVPAPFWRG from the exons ATGCAGACTCTCCTGTTCCTGCTGGCCTTTTTACTGTcccctggggcagaggcag GGGAGATCATCGGGGGACATGAGGTCAAGCCCCACTCTCGCCCCTACATGGCATTTGTTCGTTAtctgattaaagaaaaaaggaagaactgCGGCGGTGTCCTCGTGCGACAGGACATTGTTCTGACCGCTGCTCACTGCTGGGGAAG CTCAATCAAGGTGACCCTGGGTGCCCACAACATTAAGAAGCAGGAGAAGACCCAGCAGGTCATCTCTGTGAAGGAAGCCATCCCCCACCCACATTATAATTCTAAGAAGATCACCAATGACATCATGATACTAAAG GAGGTGGAGTTGACAGTGCAGCAGGACCAGGTGTGCAAATCCTACTTACGCAATTACAACAGTACCACTCAGCTTTGCGTGGGAGACCCGAAGGAAGAGAAGTCTTCCTATAAG GGGGACTCTGGAGGACCTTTCGTGTGTAAGAAAGTGATCCAGGGCCTTGTCTCCTATGGACGATCAGGCGGGATTCCTCCACGGGTCTATACCAAAGTCTCGAGTTTTCTGCCCTGGATAAAGAAAATCATGAAGGTGCCGGCCCCGTTTTGGCGTGGCTAA
- the LOC124236445 gene encoding granzyme B-like isoform X2, with amino-acid sequence MQTLLFLLAFLLSPGAEAGEIIGGHEVKPHSRPYMAFVRYLIKEKRKNCGGVLVRQDIVLTAAHCWGSSIKVTLGAHNIKKQEKTQQVISVKEAIPHPHYNSKKITNDIMILKLERKAELTTAVQPISLPWGTAQVRPGQVCSVAGWGRVTPNGRGSDTLQEVELTVQQDQVCKSYLRNYNSTTQLCVGDPKEEKSSYKGDSGGPFVCKKVIQGLVSYGRSGGIPPRVYTKVSSFLPWIKKIMKVPAPFWRG; translated from the exons ATGCAGACTCTCCTGTTCCTGCTGGCCTTTTTACTGTcccctggggcagaggcag GGGAGATCATCGGGGGACATGAGGTCAAGCCCCACTCTCGCCCCTACATGGCATTTGTTCGTTAtctgattaaagaaaaaaggaagaactgCGGCGGTGTCCTCGTGCGACAGGACATTGTTCTGACCGCTGCTCACTGCTGGGGAAG CTCAATCAAGGTGACCCTGGGTGCCCACAACATTAAGAAGCAGGAGAAGACCCAGCAGGTCATCTCTGTGAAGGAAGCCATCCCCCACCCACATTATAATTCTAAGAAGATCACCAATGACATCATGATACTAAAG ctggagagaaaggccGAGCTGACTACAGCTGTGCAGCCCATCAGCCTGCCCTGGGGCACAGCCCAGGTGAGGCCTGGACAGGTGTGCAGTGTGGCAGGCTGGGGGAGAGTCACCCCAAATGGCAGAGGGTCTGACACTCTGCAGGAGGTGGAGTTGACAGTGCAGCAGGACCAGGTGTGCAAATCCTACTTACGCAATTACAACAGTACCACTCAGCTTTGCGTGGGAGACCCGAAGGAAGAGAAGTCTTCCTATAAG GGGGACTCTGGAGGACCTTTCGTGTGTAAGAAAGTGATCCAGGGCCTTGTCTCCTATGGACGATCAGGCGGGATTCCTCCACGGGTCTATACCAAAGTCTCGAGTTTTCTGCCCTGGATAAAGAAAATCATGAAGGTGCCGGCCCCGTTTTGGCGTGGCTAA